TGGGGTTCTGGTAGGCTGTCACCGAGATAAATGTGGTCTCAGGGAAGCGGAAGGAGGCGACACCGCCCCAGTGTTGGCTACAAAGCTGGGCTGCCCGCACCAGGTGGATGCGGGGCTGGTACTTGTGCATGGAGTGCAAGATCAGCTGGGAGAGAAGGAACCAGATGactccctgcctggggccccacccccacccccacccctcagcctGTCCTCCCAGCCAGGGCCTCACATGGCCGTGAGGGTCCAGGGTGCTGTTGGTGAGCTTGACACGATGGAAAGACACAGGCTGCCGCATCCAGTGGGCACCAGTGGCTGGAGAGTCGGGATGAATGTAGACTCGGTCCGGCAGGCGGGGCTCTGCCTTGCCACTGGGCTCCCAGCGCCGGCCCTGCCAGCGGTAGCGAGCCCCATCCACTGGAACCACATCCAGAAGGAACAGGTAGCGGGCCTCAGGGTCCAGGCCAGTGACTGACACTCGACAAGCAGGGAACATGCGCCTGGACaagggaggggggatgggagAGGCCTGGCACTACCCGCTGGCCAGCAGTGGGCACAGCGCTGGCAGGGGCACAGCCACAATTGGCTCACCCAGTTTTGTCAGAGAAACGTCGAGGGAGGTGGAATTAGAATTCAGAGGGCAGGTCTTCCAGCTGGAGGCTTGTCTCATCCCATTTCACACTCGGGAAACAGGACAGACAGGTGATCTGACCAGGGTCACATAGCTGATtaggagcagagccaggactcctGACTCTTAGCCCCTCAAACTCCATCCACAGAAGCAGTGGGGTCACACTTTTGTCCCTAAGATCTTGCCAGGATCTTGCTCCCCACTCTGGTCTCCTCACCTAATCTCCAGCACCAGAGTCAACACTGCTGGCAAACCTGCTTTGGGCAAAAAAATGTCCTGCCTGCAGCAGGGCAGAGGACTTAGCATGCCTGGCCTGAGCTCCTGGCCTAGAAAGACACAGGCCACACACGGACCACATCCCTGCTTCCAGGGTGACCCCAGACCTAGCCACATACTGACCCTGATCCTGGCCAGATTTCCCAGAATGCTGGCCACTGGCTGGCACTTGACCCTAGTCATGGTCTGAACCCTGTCTCCAGCCACAGATCGACCCCTGATCCAGGCCACAAAAGAACCTATCACCAGCCACACTTTCCGACCCAGGCCCAGACTGACCTAGGACCCTTGCTACAGATTCCACAGACTGACCCTTGGCCCTTGCCACCGAATGACCCCTGATCCAGCCTTAGAGTAACCCTTGACCCAGGCCACACTTGCACCCTGGACTTAGGCAGAGACCTAGACCCTCCAGCAACCCCCAAACCTAACCCCAGCACCAAGAACTCAGCCTTTCCCAAAAGACCCCCACCAGGAACACACTGGGTGGGCCCTCTgaccctggcccagcccctcaCCTCCCAGCTTTGGTGATGATCATCTCTGTTCCCACAGAACTGAACTCTTTCCACAGCTCCCGGTTGTCCAGGCTCAGGCTGACTCCGGGGAGCGAATGAAGGacctctggggctgggggggcctgctcagtgcccagggctgggggtagcgggggcagggctgggggagcagccAGGGTGCAGGAAGCAGCTTCAATCCCGGAGAGGAAGCAATCCAACTTGGGAGTGTCCAGATCTGGAGACAAGGGGGTGGGCAGAATGAGGAGCCAGCAGAGGGCCACagccccccccgcggcccctcaCAGGAGCTGGTCCCCATGCTCACCAGGGTAGCGGTAGCCCTCTGCCAGGGCAGGCGGGAAGCTGGAATCTGTCCCAGGCTGGGGGGGCCCAAGGCGGTAGCCTGTCCCCAGGGAGGGGTACAACTCCCGTGGATGGTACATGGAGTAGTCCTGTCTGGCCTCAGGTCACGCTGCCTAGAGTCAGTTCCCGGTGCTGAGAGATGCCCCCTTTATAGCTCACAGCTCAGCCCCCAAcagacccaggatcacagcccCTCCCCTATGTGGGGCCCTGGAATTGGGCTGGGGTGGAGACCCCTGGGGCCTGGAAGGGGTCCAAGAGGGGGCCGGATACCTGGGTACCCTCCCCTTCACCCCCCCCAGGCTTCATTAGCTCCGACCCCCTGCCCCCTCATTACATAATTAACTCCTCGGCCTGATTGATCCCCGGGGCTCCACAGGGACGCAGTTTGGCGCTTCCGGCCAGCTGGTCCCCGTTCCCACGGGGGGAGCCCCGGCTAAGGCTAAGCTACTGAAGGGCGGGGcctggaccctgggatggagcctggagtcctggggcaGACCTTGGCGCTCCATACTTTCCTAGCAggtacccccaccccctccttcacTTGGAGGGATGAAGCATGACTGGACGGAAAGAGCAGGGCTGGAGGGATGCGGCCTGAGATGATCGTGACGCAGGGCACTGGGGACCTCGAGGAGTCCGCAGGTGAGGCCCGAACCCTGgagtccttccttcctgcttcccaTCCTGCAAAACCTCCACCCTGCGCCGAGCCTCTGGAGTGCAGAAACACCCACAGTTCGACCGAGACGTCTCTGACGGCTGGTGTCGGGCTTTCCCAGAAGGTCCCGCGCTGGGGAACCCTCGGAACTACACTTCCCAGCAGGCCCGAGGCCGAGACTGGACGCGGAGGAGACGGAGAGACGCCGCTGGGACCGCTGGAAATCGTAGTCGCGAAGATTGGGCGGTGAACCTGGCGGCGCGGTTGCCCCCCAGGGGAGCTTTGCCTCTAGGCGGCGGCAAAACGCTAGAGCTGAGAAGGCGCAGATCAGCCGAGGTCAAGGCCTAGGCAGGCTGAGTGGTGTCGGGAAGCTCCACGGGCAGGGAGACGGGTCCTGGGTCTCAGATGGCTGAGCCCCCAGAGCGCAGACTGCCGCTTTGACCGCGGCGCCCACCCGTGTCATGTGGGGGCCCAGAAAAGAACAGATCTGCAGAGGAGTCTGTATGCATGAGTCCCCTTTCCCGGATTCCACGTGAGCCCGGGGCTGTCTCcacttcattgttttattatgtACAAACGCTACAGAACGAGGGGAGCAGACACGCGTGGGGTAAGAGGGGCCCGGTGGGGGGAGTTCACAGGGCAGACGGTGCACTGGGGCCGGGGGAGCAGCACACAGGCCATATCTATAGGGCAGGCGGGGCAGGAAGGGGTTAAAAACGAGATCCAAGCCAGCCAGATCGCAGGGAGTTGCGGGGGTGTCGTCCACCTTCTGATCTCCCCCCAAGGTCACAGTGCatgcaataaaatatatgtacaggAGCTGGATCCTTCCTCTGCGGGGGCCCTGAGGGTCCAGGGCTCCCTTCTTGTGGAGGGAAGCCAGTGGCGCCCTCTGGCGGCCAGGCCAGGCTCGAGCCACATGAGGCAGGAGCAGGGGTCAGTCCCAGCCGTTGTCTTTGATCATGTGGTTGAGTTCAATGATGTACTTCCCCTCTTTGTACTTCTGGCTGCTCTCGAAGGCCTGTTCCTGAAAAGAGGGGAGAGGGCATCGTCCCTGGAGCAAGGGCTTTACCAAAAAGAGATTAGGGTTGGGGAGCAGGTATGTCTGGCCCCATTTTACTTATAAGGAAGCCGTCATGCAGAGAAGCCAAACCACCTGGCCACAAGACACACAGCAGGGAAATGACAAAGCTAGGCTTCTCACTAATGGGACAGACAAAACTCTGAATTACCGGGACTTTTTAAGTACTAATGTTGGCTCCAATAGAGAGGATATGGAAGTTTCCTAAAGACCCAGAGATTACAACAAACTGGTAGCCTGAAGGCCAGTTTTGACTTATGCGTGTGTTTTGTTGGGCCAGCAGAGTTtagtaaaaataactttaaaatactaaaatataggtgggggatccctgagtggcgcagcagtttggcgcctgcctttggcccagggcgcgatcctggagacccgggatcgaatcccacgtcgggctcccggtgcatggagcctgcttctccctctgcctatgtctctgcctctctctctctctctctctctctctctctgtgtgtgtgtgtgtgactatcataaataaattaaaaaattaaaaaaaaaataaaaataaaatataggtggGCCAGGCTTACTCTAGTTTGCCAgaccagcccctccctccccagatgCAAGCACTTGAGTTTTTGGCCTCTGGATTAGGCCATCGCTTTATTTGACAGAAGTCCAGAGAGGTCGAATCACCCGTCTGGGGATGCAAAGCAAATCTGTGGCAAGGGCAAGGGTGAGCTCGGGTTCGGCAGCCCGCCTGCCTCTGTCTGGGGCATCTACCCCACAGAGGCACTGCAGCTCCAAGTGATGCCTGAAGAGTCCTGTTCCTTGCAGTTTCCCCAGAGCATCTTCTCTTGCTGCATCTAATCTGATCCCCATAACAATTTTGGGTGCCAGGTAATGGCTTTATCCTCCACTGCCAGATAAGGAAATGAGACTCAAGGTAGTGAAATCAGACCCTGGACAGCAGCTCTGGTAAGGAGGGCAGTGAAAATGAGGCTCATGGATGCAAGCTCCATGTCACTGTGAGTTCTTGGGCAATTTCTCTGAACCTCTGAATGGCAGTGGAAGCTGTGGAGTCAAAGATGTGGAGTTAAACAAAACCCACAACCAGGATTCTGGTCCCTATTCTGTTCCTTAccattgtgtgaccttgggaaagttacctAACATCTCTGGgccttcttttcttctgtaaagTGGAGCTAATAATAGACTCTACCTACAGGATTGTTGTAATGATGGAATGAGATAATGTGTGGCAAGCACACAGAGTGCATGGCccataaacattcaataaatggtcATTCTGATGATGGCCTCATCTCTAAGATGGGGATGCATGCGCATGTGAGGAGAGGGATGGGTGgagagaaaaattctaaaaacccCTTGCAGGATGTGACAGATAAGAGCATAGTCAGGGgatgaaaaaaaagtttgacttGTGGGAGCTGAGCCTGTGTGCTCTGAAAGATTACTACACGACTGCTTGTGAGGAGGTGATGTGAGGTTGTGTCAAAGAGTAGTCTGGGGTCAGAGGTCACAGACTCACATATTTCCAGCCCAAAGTTGTCTTGCAGTTCTCGCAGTGGATGTCAGCAACAGCATGGAGGCCTGTCAGCAGCACCCGCTCCTCGGCTGGCCCGCAGCCCACGTTCACCCTGCGGGGAGATGGGGGCAGTCCCAGGGAGGGTCCTGCCATCACAAAGCCCCCCTCTAGCTTGTATCCAACTGTGTCTGTCCTTAGTATCCAAGAGAAGGGCGATCACATCTTCTAACCTGAATCAGGGGACTTTGGGAGTCTCAGCATGATGCCAGGGGTCATAGGTCATGACAGagatcaggaaaagaaagaagggggacCAAATACTCACACAGAGTTGAAGAGGTAGGCACGCCCCTGACTGCCCTGGAAGGACtaaagggtgggagggagagaggaagggagtcaGGGCTATTGGTGGAAAGCTGCCAGGTAGCCCTTCTAGCCTCTCATTGTAGCCCCAAATGTGACCTGGTTACCTTGGAGATGAGGTCGTCGTGGTTGGCCAGGTGAGCGCGGCAGTGGGCACAGCTATACCTCCGGTGACAGTCATCCAAGTAGGCCTGAAACGTCTTGGGCTTTGAAATCCGCACCAtggcgggggccgggggcagtGGCCCCACGCGGGGAGCAGCCCacggggagcagagggagcccaGTGCCTGCAGGGAAGGGAGTGAGTGGGCTGTCAGGGCCTGGGCcacacacatgcaggcacacCCAGGGCCATGGGGACTCTCTCTGTCACACTTGGCTGCTGTCTTCTCTCCCCAGAGCCAGCAGCTTCTCCAGGGGCCAGAGCCAGCTCAGTTTTGACTCACTGAGGAGGCCTCAAGTTGCAtcacggggaaactgaggcttggaggaGCCTGAAGTGAGTCACCCATCTACTTCCGGCCTCACCCCTGCTGACCTGGTAACTGAAGCTGGAGGAAGGGGCTTTGCAGGGGATGAGCTCTCAGTTCTCATTTAGGGGGAAGTAGGGAGGGATGAGGAGCTGGATGGTCCTTAGGACCTCACCTGAACTGCCaagggcgggggcggaggggggcggggaagcGGCTGCACGTGAAGTACAGGGCGTTCACCTGGGGAGAGGGTCCCTCACCTGGAGAAGGCAGGGGCCCTCACTGAAGGTGGAGAGTCACCTAGGAGGGGAGGGGCTCTTacctggggtgggatggggggcgCCGAGGCCCGGTCTGTGCCGAGGGTCTCTTACCTGCGTCGCGGAGCCTTACCTGAGACCCCGAGGCTCACCtggggcgcgggggtggggggcgggcgcCGGGGGAAGGGGGCAGTCCTcgctggcggggcgggggcgcggggcgacGCGCAGCCCTGACGATGCGGGCCTCACCTCGCCTGGGCGCGCGGGGGCCCAGTCCGCCGGGGTGGCCtggcctgggagtggggggcgCTCCTGGTGGGCGCCGTCCCCCCCGGCCCGGGTTCGCAGCCGCCGCGACTTGTTTACACCGAGACCAGCTGCTGCCGCCGCTgcggcgggagggggagggggccggccTCTGGTCCCGGCGGTCGCCGTGGCCAATCGGCGCGCCGCATGCAAATGAGGGGGCGCGTCACCCAGCGGCCAGCGCAGGCCCgggctgcccttccccctgctcccgGCTCCGGCCCGCCCGGAAATGCGGCTGCggcccgcccgcctgcccgccgGCCCGAGGCCGCTCGCCGTCTGGCCTCCCGCGGGCTTCGAAGGGGCCGGGCTCTGCGGTGCCGGAGCTGCGCCGGGTTAGGAGGGGGGTGGTGTCTGGACGCACGCCCGGGGAAATAATCGCCGTAATTACCTGCGTTTAACCACCGCCCGTGCCCCACTCTCTTAATCCCCGCAGCAATCCTACGAGGCAGCTTTTgctattgttcccattttacagggaaGCAGAGGTCAAAGAGGTCTAGCAGCTCTCCGGAGGTTATGCAGGAGGAAAGAGGCAAAATTGGGATTCTCACTTTGGTCCGATCGGCCGCTCTTTGGGAATGGGAGAGCTAAGGGTACCCATCCGCCTTAGGCCTCTGGGAGCTGGAGCCTCAGAACGTGCCAGTTCCTACTGCTGAGCATCACCTCTTCCAGGCAGCCTCCTATGATGCCCTTGCCTCTGCAGGCTGGGTTAGGGTCTGCTGTGGGTTTCCAAGGGTTTCTACCCTACTAGACCTGTCTTCCCCCCTGCAGCGGCCCCAGTAAGAAGCCTGGCCTAAAGTAGTCAACAAATGCCTGTGAGATGTGATTTGTTTGGGAATAAGGTACTAGGGCTGGAGAGGACTGAGGAGTTTGGGGGAGCTTCTGGCTTAGGTGTGGGTATGGAGGGTTGGAAAGGCTGAGGCAGCCAATCGATGGGCACTGAGCATCCAGCCTCCAAGGCCATGTCCACCCTCTGCAGCCTGGTGAAGAGGCCCACAGGACTAGATGAAGTCCCTTGCTGTGTGTGCCTGGGGCTCTTCAGGGCCTCAAGAGAGTGGAACCTGTGGCTCTGAAGGGGCAAGAGGCCTTGCTCCTTCCTGCAAGGGACATTCCTGAGGAGCGTGGAGGCCAGGCTGGCACAGGGTGTGGCATTACTCTGGGTCTGGAATGTGGTGGAACTAGTGGGTCAGGCTGGTTAGGGCCCCAAACTCTGGCCATAGACTGGCCTCTTCTGCCCTCAGTGGCCATCTTTGCAGTCGGCTAGGACCTTGTCCCATCTGTGCCCCCCCAAACACCAAGCTGTGACTCAAAAGAGGATATTTATTGGGAAAGAGACCTAGACAAGAGGGTGAGGTTTTCTGGGCTTTTAGGAGGCCTGGGCAGCTCCTCGGTGATTGTCCAGGTAGTGCCTCAGGGCTGTGGGGTAATCGGTCATGACCCCGGTGGCCCCCAGGCTGTAGGCTGCTTCAAAGTCCGACTCTTCATTAAGGCACCAAAAGATCAcctgagtggggagggaggggctcaTAGTTTCACACCGCTTTACCTGGAACTTCCCCTTGCATCCAGATGGTGGGAGCCCTTCTGTGTGGAGACCTCCCAGCAGTGGGACGCTGGAGAGGACTGTTGGATCATCAGGAATTTTGTAAGTTGGTTATTAAACACGGCCATTATGTAATACTAAGTTATATAAATTTGTAATTCAATAAATgctcttaaaaatgtaataaatactcaaaactcatcACTTCCTTATTATTTTACTACATGTTACTACTACCTACACCCTGGATGTTAGTCTCATCTGTTGACTGTTTAAGGTGGAAATGTTACCCAAACTGTGCTCAATGACTTCACGTTGGCAACCTGAAATTGGACAAGATGAGAGTACATATGCCAGAGAAATCATCTATGGTTCAGATCGGAGCCACTTTTCTTCTCCCCTGCAAAGCCAGCTGTGGACCTCTCCCAGTCTCCCTGAGTCTGCTCTGCATCTTCCCTGATGCCTGAGTCTTCTCTTGTGGGCACGGATATGGGGAGAGATGGTATGTGTACCTGGGGCAAGTCACTGGATCTCTTGGTTTCTTAATGTGACCAATGAAAATGATGATCCAACCTCCAGAGTTGTGGTGAAAAACCTtcagaattgggggggggggggctaatcTGAAAGAGGGGTGTCATCCTCATGCCTCACTCACCCCTGCATCTGGGCAGTCAAGTCCTGGCCTGTCAGCTGAGTCCTCCATCCATCCCACTGCTTGCCACCTAAGCCCGACACCTGACAGTGACAGCACCTGCCTCCTCCACCGGCCCCCACAGTCTCTTCTCCACATGATGACCAGAGTGACCCTTAGTCACAAACTCAACTGGATAGGGCTCTCCTCTGCTTAAGGTCCTCAAAAGCTTCCCTTCCTCTAGGCTGATGTCTGGGCTCCTTACTGACGCTCACAGGCTTCCTGCCTCAGCCACTGCTGCCTTCTCCAGCTCTCCTTGTACCACTTCCTCCACACTGCAGCCCAGTGGAACCTCTCTTCAGTTCCTCCCACTGCCATGGCCTCTGGCTCCTCCTGGCTCTCCCATATGCTGAGCCTCTTGCTGGAGatgctctccttttctctccctgccAGCCAGCTCCTCACTTGTTCCTGAAGGCCTCCTTTGACCCTACAGACCACAGCGCTATTTCCTTTCTGTCCACTTGGTGCCCTGTGATTGCTTCATTTCCTTCCACTGTCCCTGATTTGATGGTAAGttccctgctccttccctggcACTGCCATGCCTGGACTGTAGCGCATTCTCAACAAAGGTCTGCTAATTAAATGACCTGGTCAAAGTGGATgcccaggagaggggcagggaggaggctgggctggTTTTTACCTTCTCTGGTCTCTTTCCCACCCCCTCATCAGGAATCAGGACAGTAGGTTCaatacatcatcatcatcataatggCTGGCGCTTATCAAGCCATTGCTAGGTACCAGTTAAATATACCATGACCCCCACTTCACAGATCGAAAGACTGAGACTCTAAAGGTGACCTGCCCGGGTGACCTAGCTAGCTGGTAGCAGAGCTGTGCCTGGAACGCTGTACTAGGCTCACATTGTGAACCACCCACTTGCTGAGGGGTTGACGGTCAAGCCTCACCTGCACTCCTCGCTGTTCCAGGTGTTGGATCAGGCTTTTCCTCATGATTAACCTGGTGGGGAGCGAGTGCCAAAGGCTGTGACGAGAGGGGACGAGGGAGAAGGGCAGTGGTAGGTCTCTATGGGGACATGCCACCCAGCACCCTTGCCCCCTCACCATTTGGAAACCATAGCCGCCAGCTTGTTCAGCCCAGAGCAGGGAAATGGGAAGTAGGTCCTGCAGAGAGATAGTGTCATGGTCAGTCCCCTGCATCTTACTCTGTCACAGGGGTGGGGTGTTGGTGGCCCCTGGCCAGTGTTACCCGGGCTGGTCTAGAAGAACCTTTGCAACTCCACAGATGAACAAGTCCTCTGCTGCTGGGTGAGATTCTACCCTGACATCCGGGCCTGCATACTTGGAGAGTGTGCCTTCCCCTCActgttttacaaaagaggaagCTCAGTTTTTGAGAGCCAAAGACCAGAGCCTACTCGATTCTCAAGCTGGATGTGCAATCTGAAAGTCCCCTGGTTGGGCCTGACCAGCTTCCTGAGGCCAGACAATGCTCAGTGGGTCTGCTTATCGTCCTGATTGGCCCACGTCAGGGATGATTTTAGGGGCCCTTTATAAATGTCCCAgtgcaggctctggagtcagacccaGGCAGGCAAATTCGTACCCTACACttccagctgtgtggccttgagcaaataatagaacctctctgagcctcagattctcCGGGGGTACTGTGGGGGTCACAATTCCTGTAACTTCTGGGCTGCTGCAAGGTAAAGCTCTCATCAGCTAAGGGATGTGAAGACACTTTGCAAACCCTATATAAGGTTCTGCACACAGAGCGCAGTAGTCTGATGATATCTTTGTAGCAAGGGATTGTGGGGGCTTGCTGGGACCTCCCTCAGGGCaacagaagggagaagaaagcacTAGAGCTGCCACAGAGTTCtcaaaaagggaagggaggggccaGGCTTAAGAGCTGGCGAAGTATCCAAATTCCTGATACTTTACCCAGCTGTTTCTTTGTTAATCCTGGTCTCCCAGCAGGAGAaagcttgcttttccttttgagaaTCAGAGAATGATACTATAACTGATTAATATTTGTCTCCCAGCCAGACTGTGTAGGCTCACTGGGGACAGGGACCTTACCCCACTCACATCTTATTTACTAGTGTAGTTGCACCTAGAACAGAGTAAACAtttcgataaatatttgttggatgaatggatgaataaataaatactttgtcCTAAACTCTATCCACATCAACACACATCTGCATAGAGTTTCAAGGGGTACGTGGGCCCTCACTCAGTATTCATGAATGCTTGCTGAGAACCACTGTCTTCAGAGGACCCTGGGGGCTATCCTTGAGGATGGCCAGGGAGCTGGGGCTTGAGGTGTGGGGTATTTATCTGAGGACAGAAGCAtctggggacctgggggaggatgcagaaggaaaacaggaacCCTGTGGGTACCTATTGATGATGGTGGGCAAGAAGCAGATGAAAAACCTCTCCGGGATATGGACGAAGGGCAGCAGCCCCAGGTAATAGAGAAGCACCAACCACAATCCTCGGGTTATCGTGAAGGCGAATGgcatctcggggttctgggaggCAAGGGGAAGTGAGACGGGGGTCAGTCTGCTTCTGGAAAAGCAGAGAGGAGGCTCGGGCTGCAGGGGAAACAGTGCTGGACATTCAGAAGCTCTACTACTTGCAGGATCAAAGCTATAACCTTGGCCAGGTGTTCAGGCCTAATtgcacccctcccctcctccccaaccccccagtTCCCACCATCATGCCTGTGCTCACATTCTCTCCAGCATCTCTCCTCTCCAAATTCTACCCTCTGAGACCCTTCTCAGGGCCAGTTAGTTCCTCCACACACCCCAGACCtgcccagcctctgccctggagcctcctcctcctggaGGAGGAGTGGCTGGAGGAGGGAAAGCATAGACTCACAGCAGCCCTGCACTTCTTCATGATTGAGCTCTTTTCTGAGGCCCAGATGGTGATTTCATTGCGGTCAAAGTGCCTCACCAGGCCAGCtatctggggtggggagggatgatgatgatgatgaaggggAGTCAGGCCTCTCTCCGGccccaggctccccccacccctgcctgtaGTACCACCTTGTTAATGAGttcttcatttccctttttgACCTCCACACTCATGGGCATCCGAGGGAACCTCCGGAACACATCCTCCAGACTCACCATACGCCGATCTGACCCATGTGCAAAGTGGCCTAGGTGGGTTGTGCAAGAGGGATCAGAGGGggatgggtggggtgggtgggaacCCGGTGGGAGGAACAGAGTCCCAGTGGAGAAGAGAGGGCAGGAAGTGAGGACATGACCCCACTTGGTGACGTCATGCTCTCACCTGGTGAGAAGTAAACTTCTAGCTCCTCCTTGTAGAGGGGCAGCTCCTGGGGAGAATAGGGAGCAAGTCACCAGGAGGCTTGAGTGGAGGCATAGTGGCTCTCTGGGGGTTGTGGGGGGCCAGGCAAAGCCCACCTCAAAGTCCAAGCTGCTCACATCCCTATTCACGCCTGACTGGCGAGACAGGTTCTCGTCGTGGGACAGCACCACCACACCATCCCGTGTCAGCTGGCAGTCAAGCTCCAGGAAGTCGGATCGCTGGGCCATGGAGCTAAGAGAGTGAAGGTCAGTGCAGGGGGGCACCCAGGGAAAGGGGGAGACCAGATCACAGGGTGGTGCGGAGGTTTAGGGGAGTGTGGGGCAGGACTCACAGCAGGATGTGCAGCTATGCGCTGCACACCTCCAGGGGGCCCCAGTCACTCAGGCTAAGAAGTGAGTGGTGCCCTCTGGTATCATGCAGTGCAAGTCTGGCACCACCTCAGGCTGCAGCTTGGGGGCAGGTACACTCACTTCTCCATGGCTTCTATGGTGTGTTCCAGTCGCTCTCCAGATCCTGTGTGGGGCAACTGGGTGGgtcccagggcctggcctccAACCTCTCCCCTTATCCcctgcctcttcttccttcttccacatCCTGCCCTGCCACctggctctcctcctccctggggcTCAGCTTGCTTTCTAATAGCCTGCTGCCGGGGCCTCCCCTGCTGCTGTCCACCCTGGCACCTTGCTGTCCCGACTCCACCCTCAGTAGTCACCATCGCCATCCTCCCTTCCTACCGGAGCCCAGCTCACCTGCCCTGTGGGCCCCCAGGCGCGGCTGGAAGGCTGGAGCCCAGGGTGTGTGCAGCAGGCGAGGCCGGCGCAGGAAGAAGATGGAGAGCATGACATAGCCGCCCAGGGTGGGAAGGGCATAGTACAGCAGAGGGCTCATGGTCATGCTGCCTCGCTGGGCTCCCGCCGAGTGAACCCAGACGCTCCTGATGTACTGTGCTGCCTCTGCTGACTGCCTGCCCAGTGTAGGCTGGCTCTACCA
The genomic region above belongs to Vulpes lagopus strain Blue_001 chromosome 3, ASM1834538v1, whole genome shotgun sequence and contains:
- the TBX6 gene encoding T-box transcription factor TBX6 isoform X2, with protein sequence MYHPRELYPSLGTGYRLGPPQPGTDSSFPPALAEGYRYPDLDTPKLDCFLSGIEAASCTLAAPPALPPLPPALGTEQAPPAPEVLHSLPGVSLSLDNRELWKEFSSVGTEMIITKAGRRMFPACRVSVTGLDPEARYLFLLDVVPVDGARYRWQGRRWEPSGKAEPRLPDRVYIHPDSPATGAHWMRQPVSFHRVKLTNSTLDPHGHLILHSMHKYQPRIHLVRAAQLCSQHWGGVASFRFPETTFISVTAYQNPRITQLKIAANPFAKGFRENGRNCKRERDARVKRKLRVPEPIAAEAYGNGDAPGGPCDSTLGGDVRESDPEQPPAPGEAAPTPAPRCGGPSAEAYLLHPAAFHGAPSHLPTRNPSFPEAPDSGRPAPYSAAFLELQPGPGGSGYPAAAPTAPFPSHFLQGGPFPLAYPGPGAYLEVGSKPMY
- the GDPD3 gene encoding lysophospholipase D GDPD3, with amino-acid sequence MTMSPLLYYALPTLGGYVMLSIFFLRRPRLLHTPWAPAFQPRLGAHRAGSGERLEHTIEAMENSMAQRSDFLELDCQLTRDGVVVLSHDENLSRQSGVNRDVSSLDFEELPLYKEELEVYFSPGHFAHGSDRRMVSLEDVFRRFPRMPMSVEVKKGNEELINKIAGLVRHFDRNEITIWASEKSSIMKKCRAANPEMPFAFTITRGLWLVLLYYLGLLPFVHIPERFFICFLPTIINRTYFPFPCSGLNKLAAMVSKWLIMRKSLIQHLEQRGVQVIFWCLNEESDFEAAYSLGATGVMTDYPTALRHYLDNHRGAAQAS
- the YPEL3 gene encoding protein yippee-like 3 — protein: MCVAQALTAHSLPSLQALGSLCSPWAAPRVGPLPPAPAMVRISKPKTFQAYLDDCHRRYSCAHCRAHLANHDDLISKSFQGSQGRAYLFNSVVNVGCGPAEERVLLTGLHAVADIHCENCKTTLGWKYEQAFESSQKYKEGKYIIELNHMIKDNGWD
- the TBX6 gene encoding T-box transcription factor TBX6 isoform X1, producing MYHPRELYPSLGTGYRLGPPQPGTDSSFPPALAEGYRYPDLDTPKLDCFLSGIEAASCTLAAPPALPPLPPALGTEQAPPAPEVLHSLPGVSLSLDNRELWKEFSSVGTEMIITKAGRRMFPACRVSVTGLDPEARYLFLLDVVPVDGARYRWQGRRWEPSGKAEPRLPDRVYIHPDSPATGAHWMRQPVSFHRVKLTNSTLDPHGHVRPWLGGQAEGWGWGWGPRQGVIWFLLSQLILHSMHKYQPRIHLVRAAQLCSQHWGGVASFRFPETTFISVTAYQNPRITQLKIAANPFAKGFRENGRNCKRERDARVKRKLRVPEPIAAEAYGNGDAPGGPCDSTLGGDVRESDPEQPPAPGEAAPTPAPRCGGPSAEAYLLHPAAFHGAPSHLPTRNPSFPEAPDSGRPAPYSAAFLELQPGPGGSGYPAAAPTAPFPSHFLQGGPFPLAYPGPGAYLEVGSKPMY